A stretch of Lutra lutra chromosome 9, mLutLut1.2, whole genome shotgun sequence DNA encodes these proteins:
- the MANBAL gene encoding protein MANBAL — translation MASDLDFSPPEVPEPTFLENLLRYGLFLGAIFQLICVLAIIVPVPKSHEAEAEPSEPRSAEVTRKPKAAVLSASKRPKKEAKKKR, via the exons ATGGCCTCCGACCTGGACTTCTCACCTCCTGAGGTGCCCGAGCCCACTTTCCTGGAGAACCTGCTACGGTACGGACTGTTCCTGGGGGCCATCTTCCAGCTCATCTGTGTGCTGGCCATCATCGTACCTGTTCCCAAGTCCCACGAGGCG GAGGCAGAGCCCTCTGAGCCCAGAAGTGCGGAGGTGACAAGGAAACCCAAGGCTGCTGTTCTTTCTGCCAGCAAAAGGCCCAAGAAGGAGGCCAAGAAGAAGCGGTAG